The Sedimentisphaera salicampi genome includes a region encoding these proteins:
- a CDS encoding peptidoglycan D,D-transpeptidase FtsI family protein: protein MKRNNHRMNLIFALILAAACAAAVKCVLIVSEKRPELEERLDAFEVTVDKRARRGVIVDARGNLLAVSKLKEDVFIDGAAMLSPYKNESRRHYIARYETIAKLEELLGLPDCSIEKKIYKTPKDRYRHIIVARGINQEQRTKFDKIFEYRWDEDSEEITRSRLYGTGIDYRWEREYPMGRLFCHTVGYAGQQKAGSEGLERYYFDLLSGEKGMQRFLVDSGRRPVSRLGGETGAKNGKSIILNLDSVIQMFASDALEKRCEKFKAESGFAIVMNPQTGGVMAMANYPDYDPENLGQSEPSSRRNRAVTDLFEPGSVVKPLIMAGAVDMGAVSKGRIIDCEDGMFYRRGSGRIQEYNYHRYGNLPLKEILIKSSNIGMAKIGLILKKKGLHECLEKIGFTYKTDIDLPGERSPKIRPLDRWTGYSVTRIPFGQEIGITGIQILRAYCAVANGGRSVRPYLAKAVIDNDGNTVQQLGADFERYGKIFSEDTCDFIMDALAGVVNSEDGTGKNAAMEDYTVFGKTGTANIYDPATGQYSNKHYTASFVGGAPFKEPRAVVLVSIRKPDRSLGMGYSGGRVSAPVVKEILDNTLDYLNVPPEKTSEK, encoded by the coding sequence TTGAAAAGAAACAATCACAGGATGAATTTAATATTTGCCTTAATACTTGCAGCTGCCTGCGCTGCGGCAGTTAAGTGTGTTTTGATTGTTTCAGAGAAAAGGCCTGAATTGGAGGAAAGGCTTGATGCTTTCGAGGTTACAGTGGATAAGCGTGCAAGGAGGGGCGTAATTGTTGATGCAAGAGGCAATCTTCTGGCGGTGAGCAAACTAAAGGAAGATGTGTTCATCGACGGCGCTGCAATGCTGAGCCCCTACAAGAATGAATCACGCCGGCATTACATCGCACGTTACGAAACAATCGCAAAGCTCGAAGAGCTGCTCGGGCTCCCTGATTGCAGCATAGAGAAGAAGATTTACAAAACCCCAAAAGACAGATACAGGCATATCATTGTGGCCAGGGGGATAAATCAGGAGCAGAGAACCAAGTTCGATAAGATTTTTGAGTATCGCTGGGATGAAGACTCAGAGGAGATAACCCGCTCAAGACTGTACGGTACAGGGATAGACTACCGCTGGGAACGTGAATACCCTATGGGCAGGCTCTTCTGCCATACTGTCGGGTATGCAGGCCAGCAGAAGGCCGGCAGCGAGGGTCTCGAGAGGTACTATTTCGACCTGCTCTCAGGCGAAAAGGGGATGCAGAGATTTCTCGTTGATTCAGGACGGAGGCCTGTAAGCAGGCTCGGCGGGGAAACAGGGGCAAAAAACGGCAAAAGCATAATCCTCAATCTCGATTCTGTTATTCAAATGTTCGCAAGCGATGCGCTTGAGAAAAGATGCGAAAAGTTCAAAGCAGAATCGGGCTTTGCAATAGTGATGAACCCGCAGACAGGCGGCGTGATGGCGATGGCAAACTACCCTGATTACGACCCCGAAAACCTTGGGCAGTCTGAGCCTTCCAGCCGGCGAAACAGGGCTGTTACCGACCTCTTCGAGCCGGGCAGTGTGGTTAAGCCGCTGATTATGGCTGGAGCTGTTGATATGGGAGCTGTGAGCAAGGGGAGAATAATAGACTGCGAAGACGGGATGTTCTACAGAAGGGGCTCCGGACGGATTCAGGAATACAACTACCACCGCTACGGGAATCTCCCGCTCAAGGAGATCCTGATCAAATCAAGCAATATCGGAATGGCAAAGATAGGCCTTATTCTGAAAAAGAAAGGGCTTCACGAATGCCTCGAAAAGATCGGCTTTACATACAAGACCGACATAGACCTCCCGGGAGAGAGGAGCCCTAAGATAAGGCCTCTGGACAGATGGACGGGCTATTCAGTTACAAGGATCCCCTTCGGGCAGGAAATCGGGATTACAGGCATACAGATCCTCAGGGCATACTGCGCCGTTGCAAACGGGGGGCGGTCTGTTCGGCCTTATCTTGCCAAGGCCGTAATCGATAACGACGGAAACACTGTACAGCAGCTCGGGGCAGACTTTGAGCGTTACGGGAAGATATTCTCAGAAGACACCTGCGATTTCATAATGGATGCACTTGCCGGAGTAGTAAACTCAGAAGACGGAACAGGCAAGAACGCTGCAATGGAGGATTACACTGTTTTCGGGAAAACCGGCACTGCCAACATATACGACCCTGCCACCGGCCAGTACAGCAATAAGCATTACACCGCTTCTTTTGTGGGCGGGGCTCCATTCAAAGAGCCGAGGGCTGTGGTGCTTGTGTCTATAAGGAAGCCGGACAGGAGCCTCGGGATGGGATATTCCGGCGGAAGGGTATCTGCGCCGGTGGTGAAGGAGATTTTAGATAATACGCTGGACTATCTCAACGTTCCTCCAGAGAAGACCTCTGAGAAGTAA
- a CDS encoding discoidin domain-containing protein: MKFFSAAAVFLTAVCMNAQTIDLSGQWRFSLDEKDAGVSKEWFAGKLPGDDKIQLPGAIQSQGYGEDPGPDTDWVGDVRQDVWDAPKYKPYRTEENFKFPFFLQPDKYYKGASWQQKTVTIPQDWQGKHITLTLERPHWETTVWVDSKRAGSCDYLSIPHRYDLSELLTPGRHRLTIRVDNRMIVDVGHNSHSVTDHTQSNWNGIVGSIKLSAEEPVFIEDLQVYPDIDADKANVKIAVKNNAGISRETRLNVKAFYKDKLACSESKKLELTGKTASAEIILSGLEKRWDEFNPNLYRVEAELKAGKFISKADAHFGMREIETRGSKFYLNDRHIFFRGTLECCIFPKTGYPPTTTDEWERIIKICKAHGLNHIRFHSWCPPEAAFKAADKLGFYYQVECSSWANQSTKLGVGLPIDEWIYDEADAVLKEYGNHPSFILFAYGNEPGGPQRGGKYLKDWVNHYKQKDSRRLVTSAAGWPVIEQNQFHVTHHNVRIQGWGEELNSRINSKPPETQTDYSKPISKYSNTPIISHEIGQWCVYPNFDEIKKYDGYLKPKNFEVFRDLLKDKGMLEKAEDFLMASGKLQTLCYKEDIESALRTEGFGGFQLLDLHDFPGQGTALVGVLDPFWDSKPYVSPEEYRQFSGAIVPLARMAKRTFTTSGTFNAQIDVSHFGADNLNNVKLHWSLENENGKVFKKGVMWRYDMPAGGLYTFGDISFDLAGIPAPSKYTLKTEIEGTKAKNSWDIWVYPEEVKTENEEVLQANSLNPEVLEHLSEGGNVLLEIDPSLVKTDVELGFSSIFWNTAWTQGQAPHTLGILCDPQHPALKHFPTEYHSSWQWSLPIQNAAAMKLERLPEGVEPIVQIVPDWFAPEKLGIVFEAKVGSGKILAASVDMTTSIDKSPSIRQLKASLLSYMGSDKFSPEVSVSAEQIQKLFRDPGFMDKAGAEVVKTNSAHSGRSGSNVLDGKPSTIWHTSWGGGKIPHPHEIHLKIDYSAKIKGLTILPRQDGNTNGYIKKCSVYAKQSGSWGKPVWQGSFKRNMEKKLVSFDKPVKAKYFRIVSEEGFADDDYTSIAEIKLLPAE; this comes from the coding sequence ATGAAGTTTTTTAGTGCTGCCGCAGTTTTTTTAACTGCCGTGTGTATGAACGCACAGACTATTGATTTATCCGGTCAGTGGCGTTTTTCGCTCGATGAGAAAGATGCGGGTGTTTCCAAAGAGTGGTTTGCAGGCAAGCTTCCAGGAGACGATAAGATCCAGCTCCCGGGAGCGATTCAGAGCCAAGGCTACGGAGAAGACCCTGGCCCGGACACCGATTGGGTGGGCGATGTAAGGCAGGATGTATGGGATGCCCCGAAATACAAACCATACCGCACCGAGGAAAACTTCAAGTTTCCTTTCTTCCTTCAGCCGGACAAATACTATAAAGGTGCTTCCTGGCAGCAGAAAACAGTTACTATCCCGCAAGACTGGCAGGGAAAGCATATCACTCTCACCCTTGAACGTCCGCACTGGGAAACAACGGTTTGGGTTGATTCCAAGCGGGCAGGAAGCTGTGATTATCTCTCCATCCCGCACAGATACGACCTTTCAGAGCTTCTTACTCCGGGCAGGCACCGCCTCACTATCCGCGTGGATAACAGGATGATTGTTGATGTGGGGCATAATTCCCACAGCGTAACAGACCATACCCAATCCAACTGGAACGGAATTGTAGGCAGTATTAAGCTCTCGGCAGAAGAGCCGGTGTTTATTGAAGATCTTCAGGTTTACCCCGATATTGATGCAGATAAGGCAAATGTGAAAATTGCCGTAAAGAACAATGCAGGTATCAGCAGGGAAACCAGGCTAAATGTGAAAGCATTTTACAAGGATAAACTTGCCTGTTCGGAGAGCAAAAAGCTTGAGCTCACCGGCAAAACCGCTTCCGCTGAGATTATCTTGAGCGGGCTGGAAAAACGCTGGGATGAATTCAACCCGAACCTTTACAGGGTTGAGGCTGAGCTCAAAGCAGGCAAGTTTATTTCAAAAGCTGATGCCCATTTCGGTATGCGTGAGATTGAAACAAGAGGCAGCAAGTTTTACCTCAACGACAGGCACATATTCTTCCGCGGCACCCTCGAATGCTGCATATTCCCGAAAACAGGCTATCCGCCAACCACCACCGATGAGTGGGAAAGGATTATCAAAATCTGCAAGGCTCACGGCCTGAACCATATACGTTTCCATTCGTGGTGCCCGCCGGAAGCGGCCTTTAAGGCAGCAGACAAGCTGGGCTTCTATTATCAGGTGGAATGTTCTTCCTGGGCCAATCAAAGCACTAAGCTCGGCGTTGGGCTCCCGATTGATGAATGGATTTACGATGAGGCTGATGCCGTGCTCAAAGAATACGGCAACCACCCCTCATTCATCCTGTTCGCCTACGGCAACGAACCCGGAGGTCCTCAGCGAGGCGGGAAATACCTCAAAGACTGGGTAAATCATTACAAGCAGAAAGACTCAAGACGCCTTGTTACAAGCGCTGCCGGCTGGCCTGTAATAGAGCAAAACCAGTTCCACGTTACACACCATAATGTACGTATTCAGGGCTGGGGCGAAGAGCTGAACAGCCGGATAAACAGCAAACCTCCCGAAACACAGACAGATTATTCAAAGCCGATAAGCAAATACAGCAACACCCCCATCATCTCACACGAGATAGGGCAGTGGTGCGTTTATCCGAATTTCGATGAGATCAAAAAGTACGATGGATACCTCAAGCCGAAGAATTTTGAAGTGTTCAGAGACCTTCTCAAGGATAAAGGTATGCTTGAGAAGGCGGAAGATTTCCTTATGGCCTCGGGCAAGCTCCAAACCCTCTGCTACAAGGAGGATATAGAATCTGCTCTCAGAACTGAGGGCTTCGGCGGCTTCCAGCTGCTCGACCTCCACGATTTCCCCGGGCAGGGAACGGCTCTTGTAGGCGTGCTGGATCCGTTCTGGGACAGCAAGCCTTATGTATCCCCCGAAGAGTACAGGCAGTTTTCAGGGGCGATTGTGCCGCTTGCACGAATGGCAAAACGCACATTCACTACCTCAGGCACGTTTAACGCCCAGATTGATGTAAGCCATTTCGGGGCGGATAACCTTAACAACGTTAAACTTCACTGGAGCCTTGAAAACGAAAACGGCAAGGTCTTCAAGAAAGGCGTTATGTGGAGGTATGATATGCCCGCAGGCGGGCTTTACACCTTCGGCGATATATCTTTTGACCTTGCAGGTATCCCTGCGCCTTCCAAATACACCCTCAAAACCGAAATCGAAGGCACAAAGGCGAAAAACAGCTGGGATATCTGGGTGTATCCGGAGGAAGTGAAAACAGAAAACGAAGAGGTGCTTCAGGCCAATTCGCTTAATCCAGAGGTATTAGAACACCTCAGCGAAGGAGGGAACGTGCTTCTGGAGATAGACCCGAGCCTTGTGAAAACAGATGTGGAACTAGGCTTCTCCTCTATCTTCTGGAACACTGCCTGGACGCAGGGACAGGCGCCGCATACCCTCGGAATACTCTGCGACCCGCAGCACCCTGCCCTCAAGCATTTCCCAACAGAATACCACAGCAGCTGGCAGTGGTCTCTGCCGATTCAAAACGCAGCTGCGATGAAGCTCGAGAGACTCCCGGAAGGCGTAGAGCCGATTGTGCAGATAGTTCCGGACTGGTTCGCCCCCGAGAAGCTCGGAATAGTATTCGAGGCGAAAGTGGGCAGCGGAAAAATCCTTGCTGCAAGCGTTGATATGACAACCAGCATCGATAAATCACCGTCAATCAGGCAGCTCAAGGCATCCCTGCTTTCGTATATGGGCTCAGATAAGTTCTCCCCTGAGGTTAGCGTTTCCGCCGAGCAGATCCAGAAGCTCTTCAGAGATCCGGGCTTTATGGATAAGGCCGGAGCTGAGGTTGTGAAAACAAACTCCGCCCATTCAGGCAGAAGCGGCAGCAACGTCCTCGACGGCAAGCCTTCTACCATCTGGCACACTTCCTGGGGCGGCGGCAAAATCCCGCATCCCCACGAGATACATCTCAAGATTGATTATTCTGCCAAGATAAAGGGGCTCACAATACTTCCGAGGCAGGACGGCAATACAAACGGCTACATCAAGAAATGCAGCGTTTACGCAAAACAGAGCGGAAGCTGGGGCAAGCCGGTATGGCAGGGCAGCTTCAAAAGGAATATGGAGAAAAAGCTGGTGAGCTTTGATAAACCTGTAAAGGCGAAGTATTTCAGGATTGTTTCTGAAGAAGGCTTCGCAGATGATGACTATACCTCAATAGCAGAAATTAAGCTTCTGCCTGCTGAGTAG